A window from Prochlorococcus marinus CUG1435 encodes these proteins:
- a CDS encoding galactose mutarotase — MKLELSNEEQGIFVFQLDKNNYIKFCPERGGVITNWVSDSNEILYFDEKRFMDKTKSIRGGIPILFPICGNLNTSSSVFGNGYLQLPQHGFARDLQWQYSFNENRKILCFFLNASEKTKKYYPFDFELKIEVTLKINRLEFEITIYNKTDFAMPINFGLHPYFKISDFKNLEFVDNPLNCQDQERNTISNTLDELNKINLGVDLLMYTSGKSSFRDKIFKREVTLNHPYPFDLGVIWSDPPRRMICLEPWTSPRNSFVDGFRKIMIPSNDSKGLNASIQIKSLK, encoded by the coding sequence GTGAAACTTGAATTATCTAATGAGGAACAAGGAATTTTTGTCTTTCAATTAGATAAAAATAATTACATTAAATTTTGTCCTGAAAGAGGAGGCGTTATCACAAATTGGGTTTCGGATAGTAATGAAATACTTTATTTCGATGAAAAAAGATTTATGGACAAAACAAAAAGTATTAGAGGAGGCATTCCAATCTTGTTTCCAATTTGTGGAAATCTCAATACCTCTAGTTCAGTGTTTGGAAACGGTTATTTGCAATTACCACAACATGGTTTCGCTAGGGATTTGCAATGGCAATACTCCTTCAATGAAAATCGAAAAATTTTATGCTTTTTCTTAAATGCATCTGAAAAAACCAAAAAATATTATCCTTTTGATTTTGAACTAAAAATAGAAGTCACCTTAAAAATCAACCGTTTAGAATTTGAAATTACAATTTATAATAAAACAGACTTTGCTATGCCTATAAATTTTGGTTTGCATCCTTATTTTAAGATTTCAGATTTCAAAAATTTAGAGTTTGTTGATAATCCACTTAATTGTCAGGATCAAGAAAGAAATACTATAAGTAATACTTTGGATGAATTAAACAAAATTAATTTAGGAGTTGATCTACTTATGTATACTTCAGGTAAAAGCTCTTTTCGAGATAAAATTTTTAAAAGAGAGGTAACTTTAAATCATCCATATCCTTTTGATCTAGGCGTTATTTGGAGTGATCCTCCAAGAAGAATGATATGTCTCGAACCTTGGACTAGTCCCCGAAATTCTTTTGTTGATGGATTTAGAAAAATTATGATTCCTTCAAATGATAGTAAAGGGTTAAATGCCTCAATACAAATAAAATCTCTTAAGTAA
- a CDS encoding alpha/beta fold hydrolase yields MEKSALINGDVNYDWNFLNYPIHTVSAKPEQTSKEYAILLIHGFGASTDHWRFNIPVLSTKYEVHAMDLIGFGKSPKPQDVEYSGSLWKDQVIAYVKEKIKKPTIIVGNSLGGYASLAAGAELNELNAGVILLNAAGYFSEEKTIKKNMLQTSIETVAGIFLKNIVLQRLIFENMRNPKNIKKTLNQVYVDKKNVDDFLVESIRKPSLDFGAFNVFRSVFNPSGPQGLPLDKLFAKLNAPLLLLWGGKDPWMNTPKKRNLYKKFTPKNTKEIILDAGHCPHDEIPELVNQHIMDWVDSL; encoded by the coding sequence ATGGAAAAATCAGCTTTGATAAATGGTGATGTAAATTATGACTGGAATTTTTTAAATTACCCAATACACACTGTTTCAGCTAAACCAGAACAAACATCAAAAGAATACGCGATTTTATTAATTCATGGTTTCGGTGCTTCTACGGATCATTGGAGATTTAATATTCCTGTTTTGAGTACAAAATACGAAGTCCATGCTATGGATTTAATCGGTTTTGGAAAAAGTCCTAAGCCTCAAGACGTCGAATACTCAGGATCTTTATGGAAAGATCAGGTTATCGCTTATGTAAAAGAAAAAATAAAAAAACCTACAATTATTGTTGGAAACTCGTTAGGTGGTTATGCCTCATTAGCAGCTGGAGCAGAATTAAATGAGCTAAACGCAGGAGTGATCTTACTTAACGCTGCTGGATATTTTAGTGAAGAAAAAACTATCAAAAAGAATATGTTGCAAACTTCAATTGAAACAGTTGCCGGCATATTTTTGAAAAATATTGTTCTTCAACGTTTGATTTTTGAGAACATGAGAAATCCAAAAAACATAAAAAAAACTTTGAATCAAGTTTATGTTGATAAAAAAAATGTTGATGATTTTTTAGTTGAGTCAATAAGGAAGCCTTCTCTAGATTTCGGAGCTTTTAATGTTTTTAGAAGTGTATTTAACCCATCAGGTCCTCAGGGATTGCCGTTGGATAAGCTATTCGCAAAATTAAATGCACCATTATTACTTCTTTGGGGAGGGAAAGATCCATGGATGAACACTCCAAAAAAAAGAAATCTATATAAAAAATTTACACCAAAGAATACAAAAGAAATTATTCTTGACGCAGGACATTGTCCTCATGATGAGATACCTGAATTAGTTAATCAGCATATTATGGATTGGGTTGATTCTCTATAA
- a CDS encoding cation:proton antiporter produces the protein MYSLLAELSAHDLEVAETLIGVIRFLLIFLAARALAEVLVRLSLPTIVGELLAGVVIGASGFHLLIPPSAGTELNEGLVNVISSLASIPPEAVPDVYFESFPSLQAVATLGLYALLFLTGLESELEELVAVGAQAFTVAMAGVILPFAFGTLGLMFIFQVDLIPAVFAGASMTATSIGITASVFGELGYLKTREGQIVIGAAVLDDILGIVILAVVVALAAGGTLEIAPIVKLVAAAVVFVIAAIALSRTAAPGFDWLLDRLKAPGAVVVASFVILVLCCFVATAIGLEAALGAFAAGLILSSSKNNHAIQQSVLPLVSLFATIFFVLVGAGMDLSVINPLDPTSRSALVVAGFLLVVAIIGKIAAGWVFSSDKPTNRLVVGLGMMPRGEVGLIFLGLGTSAKLLTPSLEAAILLMVIGTTFLAPVLLRIVLKDKPPNDGNKISDDVAADPVGLL, from the coding sequence ATGTACTCTTTACTTGCTGAATTAAGTGCACATGATTTAGAAGTTGCTGAAACATTGATCGGAGTTATAAGATTTTTATTAATCTTTTTAGCAGCAAGAGCATTAGCAGAAGTATTAGTAAGACTAAGTTTGCCAACGATTGTAGGTGAGCTTCTTGCAGGGGTTGTAATAGGAGCATCAGGATTTCATTTATTGATACCGCCCTCAGCTGGAACTGAACTAAATGAAGGACTTGTAAATGTAATTAGTTCATTAGCGTCAATCCCCCCAGAAGCAGTACCTGATGTTTATTTCGAAAGCTTCCCCTCACTCCAAGCAGTAGCAACACTTGGTTTATATGCACTTTTATTTTTAACAGGCTTAGAAAGTGAGTTAGAGGAATTGGTAGCTGTCGGTGCTCAGGCTTTTACTGTTGCTATGGCTGGCGTAATTTTACCGTTTGCGTTTGGAACTCTTGGATTAATGTTTATTTTCCAAGTAGATCTAATTCCAGCAGTTTTTGCTGGAGCATCTATGACAGCCACAAGTATAGGAATTACTGCAAGTGTTTTCGGTGAATTGGGATATTTGAAAACTAGAGAAGGACAGATTGTTATTGGTGCAGCAGTTCTAGACGATATTTTGGGGATTGTTATTCTGGCAGTTGTAGTCGCCCTTGCTGCAGGAGGTACTTTAGAAATTGCTCCTATTGTTAAATTAGTTGCAGCAGCTGTAGTGTTTGTTATTGCTGCTATTGCATTAAGTAGAACAGCTGCTCCAGGTTTTGATTGGTTATTAGATAGATTAAAGGCTCCTGGAGCCGTGGTGGTAGCTTCTTTTGTGATACTTGTATTGTGTTGTTTCGTGGCAACAGCCATTGGATTGGAGGCAGCTTTAGGGGCTTTTGCAGCTGGATTGATTCTTAGTAGTTCTAAAAATAATCATGCAATACAACAATCTGTTTTACCTTTAGTTTCCTTATTCGCAACTATTTTCTTTGTATTAGTTGGAGCTGGAATGGATTTATCTGTTATCAATCCACTTGATCCAACAAGTAGATCAGCTCTTGTAGTTGCAGGATTTTTATTAGTTGTTGCGATTATTGGAAAAATTGCAGCCGGATGGGTATTTTCAAGTGATAAACCTACAAATAGATTAGTTGTAGGCTTGGGTATGATGCCTAGAGGAGAGGTTGGTTTGATTTTCCTTGGATTAGGAACAAGCGCTAAGTTGTTAACTCCTTCTCTTGAAGCAGCTATTTTATTAATGGTTATTGGAACTACATTTCTCGCACCCGTTCTATTGAGAATTGTCCTAAAAGATAAGCCCCCAAATGATGGCAATAAAATTTCAGATGATGTTGCAGCTGATCCTGTGGGTCTTCTTTAG
- a CDS encoding glycogen/starch/alpha-glucan phosphorylase, protein MANPMNSNEPFDLRLPTPGCYLDPEKAGMDSDAVFQGMTAHLFYTLGKLATSASPHDLYMALSYAVKDRLMTRYLASQEVIRKKPQKTVAYLSAEFLIGPQLSNNLLNLGITQEAEDALKRFGIESLATILEVEEEPGLGNGGLGRLAACYMESLASLQVPAVGYGIRYEFGIFNQLIRDGWQVEVTDKWLKGGWPWELPQPDESCFVGFGGRTESYRDDKGNYRSRWIPSEHAIGVPHDVPVLGYRVNTCDRLRLWRADATESFDFYAFNIGDYYGAVEEKVASETLSKVLYPNDGTDEGRRLRLKQQHFFVSCSLQDMLRSLEKRSIPITEFPKHWTVQLNDTHPAIAVAELMRLLIDQYQIGWDKAWNITTSSVAYTNHTLLPEALEKWDLGLFNDLLPRHLEIIYEINWRFLQQLRLRYPGDDKILQKLSIIDEEGSKSVRMAHLATIGAHHINGVAALHSDLIKRQLLPEFAALWPEKFTNVTNGVTPRRWVALSNPSLSNLLEEEVGPNWITNMELLKKLEEKKDDNKFLEKFEETKLNGKRKLASFIHSKTGILVDPSSLFDVQVKRIHQYKRQHLNALQIIAQYLRIKNGTNKYEVPRTIIFGGKAAPGYFMAKLMIRFINGIADVVNSDPDMEGLLRVVFLPDYNVKLGEIVYPATDLSEQISTAGKEASGTGNMKFAMNGALTIGTLDGANVELRDLVKKENFFLFGKTEREIMDLKNNNYSPKTFIDKCPELKEVIRLIEIGHFSNGDKELFKPLLNSLTGHDPFFVMADFEDYLNKQDVVSECWNNKKSWNKMALLNTARSGYFSSDRSIREYCKSIWKVSPMPVEITCDVEELTN, encoded by the coding sequence ATGGCTAATCCAATGAATTCCAACGAACCCTTTGATCTGCGCTTGCCCACACCAGGTTGTTATTTAGATCCTGAGAAAGCTGGGATGGATTCAGATGCTGTTTTTCAAGGAATGACAGCCCATCTTTTCTACACTCTTGGAAAGTTAGCAACCTCTGCAAGTCCTCACGACTTGTATATGGCTTTGAGTTACGCAGTTAAAGATAGATTAATGACAAGATATTTAGCTAGCCAAGAAGTTATAAGAAAAAAACCACAAAAAACAGTCGCCTACTTATCAGCGGAATTTTTAATAGGCCCTCAATTAAGTAATAATCTTCTAAATCTTGGAATAACTCAAGAGGCAGAAGATGCCCTAAAGAGGTTTGGCATTGAATCATTGGCAACAATTCTTGAAGTTGAAGAGGAGCCCGGATTAGGAAATGGTGGACTTGGCAGACTTGCCGCTTGTTATATGGAATCATTAGCGTCTCTACAAGTTCCAGCAGTTGGTTATGGTATTAGATATGAATTTGGAATATTCAATCAGTTAATTAGAGATGGTTGGCAAGTTGAAGTAACTGACAAATGGTTAAAAGGTGGATGGCCATGGGAACTTCCACAACCAGACGAATCATGTTTTGTTGGTTTTGGAGGCAGAACTGAAAGTTATAGAGATGATAAAGGGAACTACAGATCAAGATGGATTCCCTCTGAACATGCTATTGGAGTACCTCATGATGTTCCAGTTTTAGGATACAGAGTAAATACATGTGACAGATTGAGATTATGGAGAGCTGATGCAACTGAAAGTTTTGACTTTTATGCATTCAATATTGGTGATTATTATGGTGCAGTAGAAGAAAAAGTGGCATCTGAAACACTTTCAAAAGTTCTATATCCAAATGATGGAACTGACGAAGGTAGAAGATTAAGACTCAAACAACAACACTTTTTTGTAAGTTGTTCTCTTCAAGATATGTTGAGAAGCCTTGAAAAAAGATCAATACCAATAACAGAATTCCCAAAGCATTGGACAGTCCAATTAAATGATACGCACCCTGCTATTGCAGTTGCAGAATTAATGCGACTTCTTATTGACCAATATCAAATCGGCTGGGATAAAGCTTGGAATATAACAACCTCCTCAGTTGCTTATACCAACCACACATTACTACCAGAAGCTTTAGAGAAGTGGGATTTAGGTTTATTTAACGATCTTCTTCCTCGTCATTTAGAAATTATTTATGAAATAAATTGGAGATTTCTACAGCAATTAAGACTTCGTTATCCTGGAGATGACAAGATCCTTCAAAAACTTTCAATAATTGATGAAGAAGGTTCCAAATCAGTGCGAATGGCCCACTTAGCTACAATTGGAGCCCATCATATAAATGGTGTCGCAGCTCTTCACTCAGATCTTATAAAAAGACAACTTCTGCCTGAATTCGCAGCATTATGGCCTGAAAAATTTACAAATGTAACTAATGGGGTTACTCCAAGAAGATGGGTTGCCTTATCTAATCCATCTTTATCTAACCTTCTTGAAGAAGAAGTTGGTCCAAATTGGATAACAAATATGGAACTTCTAAAGAAATTAGAAGAAAAAAAAGATGACAACAAATTTTTAGAAAAATTTGAAGAAACTAAGCTAAATGGCAAAAGAAAATTAGCTAGTTTTATCCATTCAAAAACTGGAATACTCGTAGACCCATCAAGTTTATTTGATGTTCAAGTAAAAAGAATACATCAATATAAAAGGCAACATTTAAATGCTCTTCAAATTATTGCTCAATATTTAAGAATCAAAAATGGTACAAACAAATATGAAGTACCAAGAACAATAATATTTGGAGGTAAAGCTGCACCAGGCTACTTTATGGCAAAGCTGATGATTCGATTCATAAATGGCATTGCTGATGTAGTCAATTCTGATCCAGATATGGAGGGTCTATTAAGAGTTGTTTTTCTTCCAGACTACAACGTTAAACTTGGTGAAATAGTTTATCCTGCTACGGATCTTTCAGAACAAATTTCAACTGCTGGAAAAGAAGCATCTGGAACTGGAAATATGAAATTTGCAATGAATGGAGCTTTAACTATTGGAACCTTAGATGGTGCTAATGTTGAATTGAGAGATCTAGTGAAAAAAGAGAATTTCTTCCTTTTTGGTAAAACTGAACGCGAAATTATGGACTTAAAAAATAATAATTACTCCCCCAAAACTTTTATTGATAAATGCCCAGAGCTCAAAGAGGTTATTCGCCTAATTGAAATAGGCCACTTTAGCAATGGGGATAAAGAATTATTTAAACCTTTATTAAACAGCCTTACAGGACATGACCCATTTTTTGTTATGGCTGACTTTGAAGATTACTTAAATAAGCAAGATGTGGTAAGTGAATGCTGGAATAATAAAAAATCTTGGAATAAAATGGCATTATTAAATACTGCTAGATCTGGATATTTTTCTTCAGATAGATCAATTAGAGAGTATTGTAAATCTATTTGGAAAGTATCTCCTATGCCTGTTGAAATTACTTGCGACGTGGAAGAATTAACTAATTAA
- a CDS encoding ribonuclease III, with amino-acid sequence MTNIINAKRINQITTFLKSLNIKSKRFSEIISAQNISIIQNFNQAFIHSSENKILNYEKLEFFGDAVLRLAASNFIEKKYPQMSVGERSELRAQIVSDEWLTKLGEKIDIEKLIIKGPKALGDENSKNTIIGEATEALIGAVYKCFNSIREVNLWLDDIWEEDSEIFLKAPYKFKSKTVLQEWCQSKGFDLPVYKIIEVSKKNGDPKRFSCDIFIEGLKESSAFGKSHKQAETNAARVLIEKFITTGKI; translated from the coding sequence ATGACAAATATAATTAACGCAAAGAGGATTAATCAAATAACTACTTTTTTAAAATCTTTAAATATTAAATCAAAAAGATTTTCTGAAATAATTAGTGCTCAAAATATTTCAATTATTCAAAATTTTAATCAAGCATTTATCCACTCTTCGGAGAACAAAATATTAAATTATGAAAAACTAGAATTTTTCGGAGATGCAGTTCTCAGATTAGCGGCTTCAAATTTTATTGAAAAAAAATATCCTCAAATGAGTGTTGGAGAAAGATCAGAGCTAAGAGCACAAATTGTAAGTGATGAATGGTTAACTAAATTAGGTGAAAAAATTGATATAGAAAAATTAATAATTAAAGGGCCTAAAGCTCTTGGTGATGAAAATTCAAAAAATACTATTATTGGTGAAGCTACAGAAGCTTTAATAGGTGCTGTTTACAAGTGCTTTAATTCCATTAGGGAAGTAAATCTTTGGTTAGATGATATTTGGGAAGAAGATTCAGAAATCTTTTTAAAAGCTCCATATAAATTCAAATCTAAAACAGTATTGCAAGAGTGGTGTCAAAGTAAAGGTTTCGATTTGCCAGTTTATAAAATAATAGAAGTCTCGAAGAAAAATGGGGACCCCAAAAGATTTTCTTGCGATATATTTATCGAAGGATTAAAAGAATCATCTGCATTCGGCAAGTCTCATAAACAAGCAGAAACAAATGCAGCTAGAGTTTTGATAGAAAAATTTATTACTACAGGTAAAATATAA
- a CDS encoding DUF3252 domain-containing protein, with the protein MELSTKPILPGSFVVVKDTNSIYRGYKGFVQRVTKKRAAVLFEGGNWDKLITFQLTNLEIV; encoded by the coding sequence ATGGAATTGTCTACTAAACCCATTCTCCCTGGATCTTTTGTTGTTGTAAAAGATACCAACTCTATTTATAGAGGATATAAAGGGTTTGTACAAAGAGTCACAAAAAAGAGAGCAGCTGTTCTTTTTGAAGGAGGAAATTGGGATAAACTCATAACTTTTCAGCTAACCAATTTAGAAATAGTATAA
- the rimM gene encoding ribosome maturation factor RimM, with the protein MINKNEWLTVGLITSCHGINGQVKVKSLSDFEERFLKPGIRWLQKENEAPSKIELISGFKQPGKATFILKFQGINTRNHAEQLKKFKILVKADKLPKLQKEEFHLLELVNLEVKTLENDELKIIGKVLNLENEKNNLLVIELLKNQKKVLVPFVKEIVPIVDIKNNFLIIKPPKGLLEL; encoded by the coding sequence ATGATAAATAAAAATGAATGGTTGACTGTTGGATTAATAACATCATGTCATGGAATTAATGGACAGGTAAAGGTTAAATCTCTAAGTGATTTTGAAGAAAGATTTTTAAAACCGGGAATTAGATGGTTACAAAAAGAAAATGAAGCTCCTTCAAAAATAGAACTAATATCTGGTTTCAAACAGCCTGGTAAAGCAACCTTCATACTTAAGTTCCAAGGAATAAATACAAGAAATCATGCAGAACAACTGAAAAAATTTAAAATTCTTGTAAAAGCCGATAAACTACCCAAATTACAAAAGGAAGAATTCCACTTGTTAGAACTCGTAAATCTCGAGGTCAAGACTTTAGAAAATGATGAATTAAAAATAATTGGAAAAGTTCTCAATTTAGAAAATGAGAAAAATAATTTACTTGTCATTGAACTACTTAAAAATCAAAAAAAAGTTCTAGTACCATTTGTAAAAGAAATAGTACCAATAGTAGATATTAAAAACAATTTTCTTATTATCAAACCACCAAAAGGACTCTTAGAACTTTAA
- the glmS gene encoding glutamine--fructose-6-phosphate transaminase (isomerizing), which yields MCGIVAVTGYKKALPLLMNGLEKLEYRGYDSAGVAIINPETNSISCNKAKGKLKNLICNLKDKNILGTVGIGHTRWATHGKPEVKNAHPHTDSSGTIAVVQNGIIENFQDLKIKLEKEGIIFNSDTDTEVIPHLIERELNTLSTLNLENNGSTLLVAVRNVISDLEGSYALAVLWAGAPTSLVVARKQAPLIIGLGEGEFICASDTPAIANFTNIILPLEDEEIALLTPLGIEIYDSNNERQYRNPVSLKVSEQTMDKMNFKHYMLKEIYDQPGTAKNWLENYLIKNLENDQYQIKYPFDTKFFESIERVEIIACGTSKHAAMVGSFLLEQFSGIPTNVFYASEFRYSPPPLLPNTLTIGVTQSGETADTIAAIDMEIKRRSSIEDKRYKPNLIAITNRKESSIGRQVSNIIDICAGIEVGVAATKTFFAQLLSFYGLAIKFAQIKGSQSPVEISKLISELIKLPQLLEDLLEKHNKSSEKLAHDFFNIKDVIFLGRGINYPIALEGALKLKEISYIHAAGYPAGEMKHGPIALLDKKVPVISIASPGEVFDKVISNAQEAKARDSYLIGIAPKCKGTEIFDYLMTIPLSNEWVSPLFNIIPLQLLSYHIAAHRGLDVDQPRNLAKSVTVE from the coding sequence ATGTGCGGAATTGTAGCTGTTACTGGTTATAAAAAAGCCTTACCATTATTAATGAATGGTTTAGAAAAGCTTGAATATAGAGGTTATGATTCTGCTGGTGTTGCGATCATTAATCCAGAAACAAATTCTATTTCATGTAACAAAGCTAAGGGAAAACTAAAAAATCTAATATGTAATCTTAAAGACAAAAATATACTCGGCACTGTGGGGATTGGTCATACTCGTTGGGCCACTCATGGAAAACCTGAAGTTAAAAATGCTCATCCTCATACTGATAGTTCAGGCACTATAGCTGTTGTTCAAAACGGCATTATTGAAAATTTTCAAGATTTAAAAATTAAATTAGAGAAAGAAGGTATCATATTTAATTCTGATACAGATACTGAGGTCATACCCCATCTTATTGAGAGAGAATTAAACACATTAAGTACACTTAATCTTGAAAATAATGGTTCAACATTGTTAGTAGCTGTTCGAAATGTAATATCTGATTTAGAGGGATCTTATGCTTTGGCAGTTTTATGGGCTGGAGCCCCAACGTCATTGGTAGTTGCTAGAAAACAAGCACCTTTGATTATTGGATTGGGTGAAGGTGAATTTATTTGTGCGAGTGATACTCCAGCTATTGCAAACTTTACAAATATTATTTTGCCTTTGGAGGATGAGGAAATAGCTTTATTAACTCCTCTTGGAATAGAGATATATGACTCAAATAACGAGAGACAATATCGAAATCCAGTTTCTTTAAAAGTCTCAGAGCAAACAATGGATAAGATGAATTTCAAACACTACATGTTAAAAGAGATATATGATCAGCCAGGGACAGCAAAAAACTGGTTGGAAAATTACTTAATTAAAAACTTAGAAAATGACCAATATCAAATCAAATATCCCTTTGATACAAAATTTTTTGAATCAATTGAAAGAGTAGAAATTATCGCTTGTGGTACAAGTAAACATGCTGCAATGGTTGGTAGCTTTTTATTAGAACAGTTTTCAGGTATCCCCACAAATGTATTTTATGCAAGTGAATTTCGATATTCACCACCTCCATTGTTGCCAAATACCTTAACTATTGGAGTCACTCAATCAGGAGAAACTGCTGACACAATTGCTGCTATAGATATGGAAATTAAAAGGCGATCTTCAATTGAAGATAAAAGATATAAGCCTAATCTTATTGCAATAACAAATAGAAAAGAGAGCTCGATAGGAAGACAGGTTTCAAATATAATTGATATCTGTGCAGGAATAGAAGTGGGAGTTGCAGCAACAAAAACTTTTTTTGCACAATTACTTTCTTTTTATGGATTAGCTATAAAATTTGCCCAAATTAAAGGAAGTCAAAGTCCTGTTGAAATAAGCAAATTAATATCTGAACTTATAAAATTACCTCAATTACTAGAAGATCTTCTTGAAAAGCATAATAAATCTTCAGAAAAGCTAGCACATGATTTTTTTAATATTAAAGATGTTATTTTTTTAGGAAGAGGCATAAATTATCCTATTGCTCTTGAAGGAGCGTTAAAGTTAAAAGAAATTAGTTATATTCACGCCGCTGGATATCCTGCCGGTGAAATGAAACATGGTCCTATAGCTTTGTTAGATAAAAAAGTACCTGTAATTTCTATTGCATCCCCTGGTGAAGTTTTTGATAAAGTTATTAGTAACGCTCAAGAAGCAAAAGCTAGAGACTCATATTTGATTGGGATTGCTCCAAAATGTAAAGGAACTGAAATTTTTGATTATTTAATGACAATCCCTCTTTCCAACGAATGGGTTTCCCCTTTGTTTAATATTATTCCTTTGCAGTTATTGAGTTACCATATCGCAGCTCATAGAGGACTTGACGTTGATCAACCAAGAAATTTAGCTAAAAGTGTAACTGTTGAATGA
- the psaC gene encoding photosystem I iron-sulfur center protein PsaC, which yields MSHAVKIYDTCIGCTQCVRACPLDVLEMVPWDGCKAGQIASSPRTEDCVGCKRCETACPTDFLSIRVYLGDETSRSMGLAY from the coding sequence ATGTCACACGCAGTTAAAATTTATGACACTTGCATTGGATGTACCCAATGTGTGAGGGCTTGCCCACTTGATGTTTTAGAGATGGTACCTTGGGATGGCTGTAAGGCCGGGCAAATTGCATCATCTCCTAGAACTGAAGATTGTGTAGGTTGCAAACGATGTGAAACGGCTTGTCCAACAGATTTCTTAAGTATACGTGTCTATTTAGGAGATGAAACTTCTAGGAGTATGGGCTTAGCTTATTAA
- the acpP gene encoding acyl carrier protein → MSQEILEKVCSIVSEQLSVEAGEVKSDSNFQNDLGADSLDTVELVMALEEAFDIEIPDEAAEGIATVGDAVKFIEEKKG, encoded by the coding sequence ATGTCACAAGAAATTCTCGAAAAAGTCTGTTCTATTGTTTCAGAACAATTAAGCGTTGAAGCAGGAGAAGTGAAATCAGATTCAAATTTTCAAAATGATTTAGGTGCAGATTCTTTAGACACCGTTGAACTCGTGATGGCTTTAGAAGAGGCATTTGATATTGAAATTCCTGATGAAGCAGCTGAAGGAATAGCGACTGTTGGCGATGCAGTAAAATTCATCGAAGAAAAAAAAGGTTAA